A section of the Lineus longissimus chromosome 1, tnLinLong1.2, whole genome shotgun sequence genome encodes:
- the LOC135484566 gene encoding large ribosomal subunit protein uL1m-like has translation MAASMRSIFSVTRFGSRISSQWKQHPSGQILIQQVRWKTKNSQKNKAPHEAKEKAKWTNQKKNANVEEKKIIRVNTRQVVDDVWIRALYAEPMYTALKAIEMHKEYAQPAMLDNMEGMIVAKMTLDFSTKKKTKFMKPFKELVRLPHPWDHGETRNILAFCKEPGDIEAAEKMGAVYAGGLDLIKRIERAEVLREEFDYVISTFDIAPELMKIRSMIKDLFPNKKNGNISQSVTEMMERFRNGHRYEVKKTSLESEGTVDVAFGSLTMTNEQLEQNLKEFITAICAKRSPDLGPFIKDALFLCPPSTEQFLVDLTSFMPKSQKKIEEETLTAKAEDSDDEVVAAKS, from the exons atggcagcctccatgCGGAGCATATTTTCGg TCACCAGGTTTGGAAGCAGGATATCATCCCAATGGAAACAACATCCGTCTGGGCAGATTCTTATTCAGCAAGTGAGATGGAAGACAAAGAACAGTCAAAAAAATAAAGCTCCACACGAAGCAAAGGAAAAGGCAAAATGGACAAATCAAAAGAA AAATGCCaatgttgaagaaaaaaagattatCCGTGTGAATACGAGACAGGTGGTCGATGATGTGTGGATACGAGCCCTTTATGCTGAGCCGATGTATACTGCCTTAAAAGCCATTGAAATGCATAAAGAATATGCTCAGCCAGCTATGTTGGATAATATGGAAGGAATGATTGTTGCAAAGATGACACTAGATTTTTCAACTAAGAAAAAG ACTAAATTCATGAAGCCATTCAAAGAACTTGTGCGTCTACCTCATCCGTGGGATCATGGAGAGACAAGAAATATTTTGGCGTTTTGCAAG GAACCAGGGGATATTGAAGCAGCTGAAAAGATGGGTGCTGTTTATGCTGGTGGCTTGGACCTAATCAAAAGG ATTGAACGAGCAGAAGTTTTACGCGAAGAGTTTGATTATGTTATCTCAACATTTGACATTGCTCCCGAACTGATGAAAATACGCTCAATGATCAAAGATTTGTTTCCCAATAAGAAAAATG GAAATAttagccaaagtgtaactgagATGATGGAGCGTTTTAGGAATGGTCATAGATATGAAGTGAAAAAGACGTCTCTAGAAAGTGAGGGAACCGTTGATGTAGCATTTGGGAGT ttGACTATGACAAATGAACAACTAGAACAAAACTTGAAGGAATTCATTACTGCAATATGTGCTAAAAGAAGTCCTGActtgg GTCCTTTTATAAAAGATGCCCTTTTCCTATGTCCTCCATCAACAGAACAATTCTTAGTGGATTTGACATCATTTATGCCCAAATCTCAGAAGAAAATTGAAGAGGAAACACTGACAGCGAAGGCTGAGGATAGTGATGATGAGGTGGTTGCAGCCAAATCctag
- the LOC135484576 gene encoding ragulator complex protein LAMTOR3-A-like isoform X1 — translation MAEDLKKLFHRQMKQIDGLHAIIVTDREGVPVVKVSDDSAPELATRPSFLSTFGIATEQASKLGLSRNKNMICFYTNYQVVHLNKLPLIVTMIATSDANTGLILSLEQELDDALQELKMAVSGS, via the exons ATGGCGGAG GATTTGAAGAAACTGTTCCATCGGCAAATGAAACA GATTGATGGTCTTCATGCCATCATAGTAACAGACAGAGAAGGTGTCCCGGTTGTGAAGG TTTCTGATGACAGTGCTCCAGAACTAGCTACGAGGCCATCATTCCTCTCAACCTTTGGTATCGCTACAGAACAAGCCAGTAAATTAGGACTTTCTCGCAACAAAAATATGATATGCTTTTACACAAATTACCAG gtggtgcATTTGAACAAATTGCCTTTGATTGTGACAATGATTGCAACAAGTGATGCTAATACTG GTCTTATTCTGAGTCTTGAGCAAGAATTGGACGATGCTTTACAGGAATTGAAAATGGCTGTCAGCGGATCATAA
- the LOC135484576 gene encoding ragulator complex protein LAMTOR3-A-like isoform X2, translated as MYPDLKKLFHRQMKQIDGLHAIIVTDREGVPVVKVSDDSAPELATRPSFLSTFGIATEQASKLGLSRNKNMICFYTNYQVVHLNKLPLIVTMIATSDANTGLILSLEQELDDALQELKMAVSGS; from the exons ATGTACCCT GATTTGAAGAAACTGTTCCATCGGCAAATGAAACA GATTGATGGTCTTCATGCCATCATAGTAACAGACAGAGAAGGTGTCCCGGTTGTGAAGG TTTCTGATGACAGTGCTCCAGAACTAGCTACGAGGCCATCATTCCTCTCAACCTTTGGTATCGCTACAGAACAAGCCAGTAAATTAGGACTTTCTCGCAACAAAAATATGATATGCTTTTACACAAATTACCAG gtggtgcATTTGAACAAATTGCCTTTGATTGTGACAATGATTGCAACAAGTGATGCTAATACTG GTCTTATTCTGAGTCTTGAGCAAGAATTGGACGATGCTTTACAGGAATTGAAAATGGCTGTCAGCGGATCATAA
- the LOC135484586 gene encoding UNC93-like protein MFSD11 isoform X1, with protein sequence MATSVCDVKFVRIVIMSISYMLIFTAFQTSSMLEQSVIDGAKAEPNSTFTGDGFISLATIYAVFAASNWGAPSVISVLGPKISMMVGGVPYLLLVASFLRPMTWALYTGSVLVGLGASVLWTAQGNFLTLNSDTNTITRNSGVFWALMQSNLVIGNLYVYLAFKGDITITSEMRTTLYLILSSICLGGIALLFVLFCLRSPSTESDITPIQGKDSREPLCAEKTGDPAPIEEDDSSGPWQAFKSSLSLLGTKQMLLLTFTFGFTGLHLTFFSGVYGTCVGHTLQLGDNAKSYIGFCGIFIGVGEIVGGLIFSIFGKRTQKYGRDPIILLGFIANIGAYFLIFLNLPDSSPFGNTTDFAHIQSNVGVAVISAFLLGFGDSCFNTQLFSILGDIYREESSQAFALFRFVQSLTAAAGFFYSNHISLQWQLLILVITSVLAIATFIPVEWKNIHPRAGYSNLESEEKRSAEGVALVPKESFGTFSVSSEEVNGK encoded by the exons ATGGCCACCTCCGTTTGTGATGTTAAATTTGTCAGAATTGTGATCATGAGCATCAGTTACATGCTCATATTCACCGCATTTCAGACATCGTCAATGTTAGAG CAAAGTGTGATTGATGGTGCCAAAGCAGAACCAAACAGTACATTCACAGGAGATGGCTTCATCAG tcTTGCCACAATATATGCTGTGTTTGCAGCATCTAATTGGGGTGCTCCATCAGTTATTAGCGTGCTCGGCCCCAAAATTTCCATGATGGTTGGTGGTGTGCCATACTT GTTATTAGTTGCATCGTTTCTGAGGCCAATGACATGGGCCCTATATACTGGGTCGGTCTTGGTGGGTCTTGGTGCGTCAG TTCTTTGGACAGCTCAAGGAAACTTCCTGACCCTAAATTCTGACACGAACACCATAACCAGAAATAGTGGCGTGTTCTGGGCATTAATGCAATCCAA TCTTGTAATTGGTAACCTCTATGTGTACCTTGCATTCAAAGGAGACATCACCATAACATCTGAAATGCGGACAACGCTCTACTTAATCCTTTCATCCATCTGCCTCGGAGGAATTGCGTTgctctttgttttgttttgtttgcgGTCTCCATCGACGGAGTCCGATATCACACCAATACAAGGAAA AGATAGTCGGGAACCGCTCTGTGCTGAAAAAACAGGCGACCCAGCTCCTATTGAAGAAGACGACAGCAGTGGGCCTTGGCAGGCTTTTA AAAGTTCCTTGAGTTTGCTTGGTACCAAACAGATGCTTCTGCTAACTTTCACCTTTGGATTCACTG GGCTTCACCTGACGTTCTTCAGTGGTGTGTATGGGACCTGTGTTGGGCACACTCTCCAACTTGGGGATAATGCCAAAAGCTACATAGGATTCTGTGGCATTTTTATTGGAGTTGGTGAAATAGTTG GTGGGTTGATCTTCAGTATATTTGGGAAGCGTACCCAAAAATATGGAAGGGATCCTATCATCTTACTCGGCTTTATTGCCAACATAGGTGCATACTTTCTCATTTTCCTAAATCTTCCTGACAGTTCACCTTTTGGAAATACAACAGATTTTGCACACATTCAGTCAAA TGTTGGAGTTGCAGTTATCTCTGCCTTCTTACTAGGTTTTGGGGACAGCTGTTTCAATACACAG CTGTTTTCGATCTTGGGAGATATTTACCGAGAAGAAAGTTCACAAGCCTTTGCTTTATTCAGATTTGTACAA TCCCTGACGGCAGCGGCAGGATTTTTCTATAGTAACCACATCTCCCTACAATGGCAGCTCCTTATATTAGTCATCACTAGCGTTTTGGCTATCGCGACATTCATACCCGTTGAGTGGAAGAATATACATCCTCGCGCTGGCTATAGTAACTTGGAATCGGAAGAAAAGAG ATCTGCGGAGGGAGTTGCCCTTGTTCCTAAAGAGTCTTTTGGTACCTTTTCTGTTT cTAGTGAAGAGGTGAATGGAAAATGA
- the LOC135484586 gene encoding UNC93-like protein MFSD11 isoform X2, whose amino-acid sequence MATSVCDVKFVRIVIMSISYMLIFTAFQTSSMLEQSVIDGAKAEPNSTFTGDGFISLATIYAVFAASNWGAPSVISVLGPKISMMVGGVPYLLLVASFLRPMTWALYTGSVLVGLGASVLWTAQGNFLTLNSDTNTITRNSGVFWALMQSNLVIGNLYVYLAFKGDITITSEMRTTLYLILSSICLGGIALLFVLFCLRSPSTESDITPIQGKDSREPLCAEKTGDPAPIEEDDSSGPWQAFKSSLSLLGTKQMLLLTFTFGFTGLHLTFFSGVYGTCVGHTLQLGDNAKSYIGFCGIFIGVGEIVGGLIFSIFGKRTQKYGRDPIILLGFIANIGAYFLIFLNLPDSSPFGNTTDFAHIQSNVGVAVISAFLLGFGDSCFNTQLFSILGDIYREESSQAFALFRFVQSLTAAAGFFYSNHISLQWQLLILVITSVLAIATFIPVEWKNIHPRAGYSNLESEEKS is encoded by the exons ATGGCCACCTCCGTTTGTGATGTTAAATTTGTCAGAATTGTGATCATGAGCATCAGTTACATGCTCATATTCACCGCATTTCAGACATCGTCAATGTTAGAG CAAAGTGTGATTGATGGTGCCAAAGCAGAACCAAACAGTACATTCACAGGAGATGGCTTCATCAG tcTTGCCACAATATATGCTGTGTTTGCAGCATCTAATTGGGGTGCTCCATCAGTTATTAGCGTGCTCGGCCCCAAAATTTCCATGATGGTTGGTGGTGTGCCATACTT GTTATTAGTTGCATCGTTTCTGAGGCCAATGACATGGGCCCTATATACTGGGTCGGTCTTGGTGGGTCTTGGTGCGTCAG TTCTTTGGACAGCTCAAGGAAACTTCCTGACCCTAAATTCTGACACGAACACCATAACCAGAAATAGTGGCGTGTTCTGGGCATTAATGCAATCCAA TCTTGTAATTGGTAACCTCTATGTGTACCTTGCATTCAAAGGAGACATCACCATAACATCTGAAATGCGGACAACGCTCTACTTAATCCTTTCATCCATCTGCCTCGGAGGAATTGCGTTgctctttgttttgttttgtttgcgGTCTCCATCGACGGAGTCCGATATCACACCAATACAAGGAAA AGATAGTCGGGAACCGCTCTGTGCTGAAAAAACAGGCGACCCAGCTCCTATTGAAGAAGACGACAGCAGTGGGCCTTGGCAGGCTTTTA AAAGTTCCTTGAGTTTGCTTGGTACCAAACAGATGCTTCTGCTAACTTTCACCTTTGGATTCACTG GGCTTCACCTGACGTTCTTCAGTGGTGTGTATGGGACCTGTGTTGGGCACACTCTCCAACTTGGGGATAATGCCAAAAGCTACATAGGATTCTGTGGCATTTTTATTGGAGTTGGTGAAATAGTTG GTGGGTTGATCTTCAGTATATTTGGGAAGCGTACCCAAAAATATGGAAGGGATCCTATCATCTTACTCGGCTTTATTGCCAACATAGGTGCATACTTTCTCATTTTCCTAAATCTTCCTGACAGTTCACCTTTTGGAAATACAACAGATTTTGCACACATTCAGTCAAA TGTTGGAGTTGCAGTTATCTCTGCCTTCTTACTAGGTTTTGGGGACAGCTGTTTCAATACACAG CTGTTTTCGATCTTGGGAGATATTTACCGAGAAGAAAGTTCACAAGCCTTTGCTTTATTCAGATTTGTACAA TCCCTGACGGCAGCGGCAGGATTTTTCTATAGTAACCACATCTCCCTACAATGGCAGCTCCTTATATTAGTCATCACTAGCGTTTTGGCTATCGCGACATTCATACCCGTTGAGTGGAAGAATATACATCCTCGCGCTGGCTATAGTAACTTGGAATCGGAAGAAAAGAG cTAG
- the LOC135484603 gene encoding serine/arginine-rich splicing factor 2-like isoform X1 — translation MSSYPRAPPDIHGMTSLKVDNLTYCTTVEDLRRSFEEFGEIGDVYIPRDRYSRESRGFAFIRFTQRKHAERAIHSLDGTKLDGRKITVQLAKYGRPQEPYRRPRGGRYGGGGGGGRRDGGRYGGSRYSRSRSRSPVYRRDRYDRSRSRSPYASRMRGRSRSRSSSISERMPRNNVQLSRSRSRSLERHHHHHSRSRSIERPHRHSRSRSRSNS, via the exons ATGAGTAGCTATCCACGAGCACCCCCAGATATCCATGGGATGACATCCCTCAAAGTTGACAACTTAACTTATTGTACAACCGTTGAAGATCTCCGTAGATCATTCGAGGAGTTCGGAGAAATCGGGGACGTGTACATTCCCCGCGACCGATACTCGCGCGAGAGCCGTGGCTTCGCGTTCATTAG GTTCACCCAAAGAAAGCACGCTGAAAGAGCGATTCACAGCCTTGATGGTACAAAGTTAGATGGCCGAAAGATAACTGTCCAGCTTGCCAAATATGGTCGTCCACAAGAGCCATACCGTCGACCACGAGGTGGACGTTATGGAGGTGGTGGAGGCGGTGGAAGAAGAGATGGTGGTCGTTATGGTGGAAG TAGGTACAGCAGATCCAGGTCCAGATCTCCAGTGTATCGCCGTGACAGGTATGACAGGTCAAGGAGCAGGTCGCCATACGCCAGCCGCATGAGAGGCAGGTCAAGGAGTCGTAGCTCCTCTATCAGCGAAAGGATGCCACGAAACAATGTACAGCTGTCGAGGTCCAGGTCAAGGTCTTTAGAgcgacatcatcatcaccattcaaggtcaaggtcgattGAGCGACCTCATCGTcattcaaggtcaaggtcaaggagcAACTCCTAG
- the LOC135484603 gene encoding serine/arginine-rich splicing factor 2-like isoform X2 encodes MSSYPRAPPDIHGMTSLKVDNLTYCTTVEDLRRSFEEFGEIGDVYIPRDRYSRESRGFAFIRFTQRKHAERAIHSLDGTKLDGRKITVQLAKYGRPQEPYRRPRGGRYGGGGGGGRRDGGRYGGRYSRSRSRSPVYRRDRYDRSRSRSPYASRMRGRSRSRSSSISERMPRNNVQLSRSRSRSLERHHHHHSRSRSIERPHRHSRSRSRSNS; translated from the exons ATGAGTAGCTATCCACGAGCACCCCCAGATATCCATGGGATGACATCCCTCAAAGTTGACAACTTAACTTATTGTACAACCGTTGAAGATCTCCGTAGATCATTCGAGGAGTTCGGAGAAATCGGGGACGTGTACATTCCCCGCGACCGATACTCGCGCGAGAGCCGTGGCTTCGCGTTCATTAG GTTCACCCAAAGAAAGCACGCTGAAAGAGCGATTCACAGCCTTGATGGTACAAAGTTAGATGGCCGAAAGATAACTGTCCAGCTTGCCAAATATGGTCGTCCACAAGAGCCATACCGTCGACCACGAGGTGGACGTTATGGAGGTGGTGGAGGCGGTGGAAGAAGAGATGGTGGTCGTTATGGTGGAAG GTACAGCAGATCCAGGTCCAGATCTCCAGTGTATCGCCGTGACAGGTATGACAGGTCAAGGAGCAGGTCGCCATACGCCAGCCGCATGAGAGGCAGGTCAAGGAGTCGTAGCTCCTCTATCAGCGAAAGGATGCCACGAAACAATGTACAGCTGTCGAGGTCCAGGTCAAGGTCTTTAGAgcgacatcatcatcaccattcaaggtcaaggtcgattGAGCGACCTCATCGTcattcaaggtcaaggtcaaggagcAACTCCTAG